The proteins below come from a single Zhouia spongiae genomic window:
- a CDS encoding rod shape-determining protein produces the protein MGFFDFLTEEIAIDLGTANTLIIHNDKVVVDSPSIVARDRISGKIIAVGKQANMMQGKTHENIKTIRPLKDGVIADFDASEKMINMFIKSIPALKKRMFQPALRMVICIPSGITEVEMRAVKESAERVNGKEVYLIHEPMAAAIGIGLDIMQPKGNMIVDIGGGTTEIAVIALGGIVCDKSVKIAGDVFNNDIIYYMRTQHNLYVGETTAENIKITIGAATEDLEVPPEDMSVQGRDLLTGKPKQVQVSYREIAKALDKSILRIEDAVMETLSQTPPELAADIYNTGIYLAGGGSMLRGLDKRISQKTDLPVYIAEDPLRAVVRGTGIALKNLDKYKPILIK, from the coding sequence ATGGGATTTTTTGACTTCTTAACTGAAGAAATTGCCATCGATCTCGGAACTGCCAACACACTGATCATCCACAATGACAAGGTGGTTGTAGACAGCCCTTCTATAGTTGCAAGAGACAGAATATCTGGCAAAATCATTGCGGTTGGTAAACAGGCCAACATGATGCAGGGTAAAACACATGAGAACATTAAAACGATCCGACCGCTGAAAGATGGGGTTATTGCAGATTTTGATGCCTCTGAAAAGATGATCAACATGTTCATCAAAAGCATCCCGGCCCTAAAGAAAAGGATGTTCCAACCTGCATTAAGAATGGTGATATGTATCCCTTCCGGGATTACAGAAGTTGAAATGCGGGCAGTTAAAGAATCGGCAGAACGCGTGAATGGCAAGGAAGTTTACCTTATCCATGAACCTATGGCCGCAGCTATAGGTATTGGCCTTGATATCATGCAACCCAAAGGTAATATGATTGTTGACATAGGTGGAGGTACCACTGAAATTGCTGTGATCGCTTTGGGAGGTATCGTTTGCGACAAGTCGGTTAAAATTGCCGGGGATGTTTTTAACAATGATATTATTTACTACATGCGTACGCAACACAACCTTTATGTTGGTGAAACTACTGCCGAAAATATCAAAATCACCATTGGTGCTGCTACCGAAGATCTCGAAGTTCCGCCTGAAGACATGAGCGTACAAGGCCGGGATCTTTTAACAGGAAAGCCTAAACAAGTACAGGTTTCATATCGTGAAATTGCCAAAGCTCTGGACAAATCTATCCTTAGGATCGAAGATGCGGTAATGGAAACTTTATCTCAAACTCCTCCGGAATTAGCTGCGGACATCTATAATACAGGAATTTATCTTGCAGGCGGCGGCTCCATGTTAAGAGGATTAGACAAAAGGATATCCCAAAAAACAGATTTGCCCGTATATATAGCTGAAGATCCGCTGAGGGCTGTTGTACGCGGTACGGGAATAGCACTTAAAAACCTGGATAAATACAAGCCTATACTGATAAAATAG
- the mreC gene encoding rod shape-determining protein MreC, with protein sequence MQQIITFFIRNKTFFLYLLLLSISLGFTFQSHSYHKSKFVNSANWFSGGIYESVNGIGDFFELRKYNQQLVEENQRLRALLINNGSVPSSIDSAYTDTSGHQQYKIISAEVIKNSFDLQKNYLTINKGEKEGIQQDMGVITSKGIVGIIENTSGGYATVQSVLNTISEINAQLKNSDHYGTLKWDGKNQKTVQLVDVSRVAPVKAGDTIITGGMSAIFPKGILIGTVSEVKPNISGNYFIIDIDLFNDMTSLGYVYVIENKDKKEIQTLENETINE encoded by the coding sequence ATGCAACAGATTATCACTTTTTTTATAAGGAACAAAACGTTCTTCCTGTATCTGTTGCTTCTGTCAATCTCCCTGGGCTTTACGTTTCAATCCCACTCTTACCACAAAAGTAAGTTCGTTAATTCTGCCAATTGGTTTTCGGGCGGCATTTATGAATCGGTAAATGGTATCGGGGATTTTTTCGAATTAAGGAAATATAACCAACAATTAGTTGAGGAAAACCAACGACTTCGTGCTTTACTGATCAATAACGGCTCAGTACCCAGCAGTATAGATTCAGCATATACAGATACCTCAGGACACCAACAATACAAAATAATTTCGGCAGAGGTTATTAAAAACAGCTTTGACCTTCAGAAAAATTATCTCACGATCAACAAAGGAGAAAAAGAGGGTATTCAGCAAGACATGGGGGTAATTACATCCAAGGGTATTGTCGGCATTATTGAAAACACTTCGGGAGGCTACGCTACAGTTCAGTCGGTCCTGAATACCATTTCTGAAATTAATGCACAACTCAAAAACTCCGACCATTACGGAACCCTGAAGTGGGACGGAAAAAACCAAAAGACCGTTCAATTGGTAGATGTGTCGAGAGTTGCACCCGTAAAAGCAGGAGATACGATTATCACAGGGGGCATGTCGGCCATCTTCCCCAAAGGGATTCTGATAGGCACTGTCAGCGAAGTAAAACCAAATATTTCAGGCAACTATTTTATTATAGATATAGACTTGTTTAATGATATGACGAGTTTGGGATATGTGTATGTCATAGAAAACAAAGACAAAAAAGAAATTCAGACTTTAGAAAATGAAACGATAAATGAATAA